One Fuerstiella marisgermanici DNA window includes the following coding sequences:
- a CDS encoding SAM-dependent methyltransferase, protein MNSAAMTAERNEIANTHCAVDGDSSYGNCGQRRGWATGVVQQLVTSRLSELQGGQLYLDDQCNRHVLGTNGVDDLNATVVVRDADFYWRLATGGNLGAAESYLDGEWDCDDLTSLFRIFCRNIGRAQPNAGLNRLVRLVGRARHWRARNTPVGSRKNIQAHYDLGNEFFELILDPSMMYSSGIYETPDATLEDAQLTRLDRVCTELGLQPSDHLIEIGTGWGGMAIHAAKNFGCRVTTTTISENQHSYALRRVAEAGLSDRITLLKEDYRDLSGKYDKLVSLEMVEAVGPQFHDTYFSKCAELLNPGGRMLLQAIVMPEQRYGEYLKSMDFIQKYIFPGGSLPSVSAMQASVAKTSSMRLLSMNDFADDYARTLREWRRRFHNQLEAVAKLGYPDRFVRMWDYYLAYCEAAFMERAVGVVHAVWGR, encoded by the coding sequence ATGAATTCAGCAGCAATGACTGCAGAACGTAACGAGATTGCTAATACACATTGCGCTGTTGATGGTGACTCATCATATGGCAACTGTGGCCAGCGGCGAGGTTGGGCGACCGGTGTCGTTCAGCAACTCGTTACGAGCCGCCTATCCGAATTGCAGGGAGGTCAGCTCTACCTTGACGATCAGTGCAATCGTCACGTGCTGGGTACGAATGGCGTCGACGACTTAAACGCGACCGTTGTTGTTCGCGACGCAGACTTCTACTGGCGTTTGGCCACAGGTGGCAATCTCGGTGCAGCAGAATCATACCTCGATGGAGAATGGGACTGTGATGATCTAACGAGTCTGTTCCGCATCTTCTGTCGTAACATCGGTCGAGCGCAGCCAAACGCTGGATTGAACCGGCTGGTTCGTCTTGTCGGTCGCGCGAGGCACTGGAGGGCTCGAAATACGCCGGTCGGCAGCCGCAAAAACATTCAGGCCCACTACGATCTTGGCAATGAGTTTTTCGAACTCATTCTTGATCCATCGATGATGTATTCTTCTGGCATCTATGAGACTCCTGACGCGACACTTGAGGACGCGCAGCTTACTCGGCTGGATAGAGTTTGTACTGAGCTGGGCCTTCAACCTTCAGATCACCTTATCGAAATCGGCACCGGCTGGGGGGGGATGGCGATTCACGCCGCAAAGAACTTTGGCTGTCGCGTAACAACGACCACGATTTCAGAAAATCAACATTCCTACGCACTTCGACGCGTAGCTGAGGCGGGGCTTAGTGACCGCATCACGCTACTGAAGGAAGACTACCGCGACCTGTCCGGCAAGTACGACAAACTGGTTTCGCTTGAGATGGTGGAAGCCGTTGGGCCTCAGTTTCACGACACGTATTTTTCGAAGTGTGCAGAGTTGCTGAATCCCGGTGGACGGATGCTGCTGCAGGCGATTGTGATGCCGGAACAGCGCTACGGCGAGTACCTTAAGTCGATGGACTTTATTCAAAAGTACATTTTTCCTGGCGGCAGCCTACCTTCAGTTTCTGCGATGCAGGCGTCGGTTGCGAAAACCTCAAGTATGCGGCTTCTGTCGATGAACGATTTCGCCGACGACTACGCTCGAACCCTGCGTGAGTGGCGGCGGCGGTTTCACAACCAGCTGGAGGCGGTTGCCAAGCTTGGTTACCCCGATCGGTTTGTTCGAATGTGGGACTACTACCTCGCCTATTGCGAAGCGGCATTCATGGAACGCGCGGTTGGCGTTGTTCATGCTGTTTGGGGGCGATAG
- a CDS encoding DUF1365 domain-containing protein codes for MHSCIYEGTVRHRRFHEKHHEFQNRLFLMYLDLDELSTVFKGRWFWSTSRPALARFRRDQYLGEAEKSLPDCVRDLVQQKTGYRPEGPVRLLTSLRYFGYLINPVSFYFCYNGMGDHVEAIVAEVTNTPWGERHCYVIDSRSATDQTSTSNAIRATNAKQFHVSPFLSMGMTYHWTIRPPGDHLSIHVENRAESERAFDASLSLRRREITGLNLARALVRFPFMTGQIAASIYWQALRLWWKNVTFYPHPAKSLAADAMKTTQTIVGTGRSK; via the coding sequence GTGCATAGCTGCATCTATGAAGGCACGGTCCGCCATCGCCGATTCCATGAGAAACATCACGAGTTTCAAAACCGCTTGTTTCTGATGTATCTCGATCTCGACGAACTTTCGACGGTCTTTAAAGGCCGATGGTTTTGGTCAACCAGCCGCCCTGCTCTCGCACGTTTTCGTCGGGACCAATATCTGGGCGAAGCGGAAAAATCGTTGCCGGACTGCGTCAGAGATTTGGTGCAGCAGAAAACTGGTTATCGTCCCGAGGGGCCGGTTCGGCTGCTAACAAGCCTGCGATACTTCGGGTACCTTATCAATCCGGTTAGCTTCTACTTCTGCTACAACGGCATGGGCGACCATGTTGAAGCAATCGTTGCAGAAGTGACTAATACGCCGTGGGGCGAACGGCACTGTTACGTGATCGACTCACGATCAGCAACAGATCAGACGTCGACGTCAAACGCCATTCGTGCCACCAACGCCAAGCAGTTTCATGTTTCGCCGTTCCTGTCGATGGGCATGACGTATCACTGGACGATCCGTCCTCCTGGTGATCACTTATCGATTCATGTCGAGAACCGAGCTGAGTCCGAGCGAGCATTTGATGCGTCTTTGAGTCTCCGTCGACGGGAGATTACAGGCTTAAATCTTGCGAGGGCACTGGTCCGGTTCCCTTTCATGACGGGCCAAATTGCGGCCAGCATCTATTGGCAGGCACTTCGCCTCTGGTGGAAAAATGTTACCTTTTACCCGCATCCTGCGAAATCGCTCGCGGCAGACGCGATGAAGACCACTCAAACAATTGTTGGGACAGGACGGTCAAAATGA
- a CDS encoding NAD(P)/FAD-dependent oxidoreductase gives MRIAIIGSGISGLVAAHKLSDAHEVVVFEANRYVGGHTNTVDVELDGESHAIDTGFIVFNDRTYPNFCQLLDELQVKSTPTAMSFSVRSDRENLEYNGSSLNGLFCQRRNLVRPSFYRMVRDIIRFNRESPKILEGADGAMTVAQYLKSYGYSRQFADHYLLPMGAAIWSCPTATFEAFPIQFIVAFYRNHGLLSLSNRPTWRVIKGGSRQYVDAITRRFRGEIRLQNPVMNVTRANECVKVTTQSQTEEFDEVVFACHSDQALSILGGNATTTEEVVLGAIPYESNTAVLHTDESVLPQCKEAWASWNYHVPVGPASKSTLTYNMNILQHIKSKHTFCVTLNEEPSLNPDKVLRTFRYSHPIFTIEREDAQRRHEELIRQNRTSFCGAYWGNGFHEDGVNSGLKVAQAFQREREQTSVKGMCRA, from the coding sequence ATGCGGATTGCCATTATCGGATCAGGGATTTCCGGCCTCGTCGCGGCTCACAAATTGAGCGATGCGCACGAGGTGGTTGTATTTGAAGCGAACCGCTATGTCGGTGGCCACACGAATACGGTCGACGTGGAGCTCGACGGCGAATCACACGCGATCGACACCGGTTTCATCGTGTTTAACGACCGTACCTATCCCAACTTCTGTCAGCTGCTGGACGAACTTCAGGTCAAGTCGACTCCGACAGCGATGAGCTTCAGCGTGCGATCTGATCGCGAGAATCTGGAGTACAACGGCAGCTCTTTAAACGGTCTGTTTTGTCAGCGTCGGAATCTCGTTCGGCCTTCGTTTTACCGGATGGTCCGCGACATCATTCGGTTTAATCGTGAATCACCTAAGATTCTCGAGGGCGCTGACGGTGCCATGACCGTGGCGCAATATCTCAAAAGCTACGGATACTCTCGGCAGTTTGCCGACCACTACCTGCTGCCGATGGGGGCTGCAATCTGGTCGTGCCCGACTGCGACGTTTGAGGCCTTCCCAATCCAGTTTATTGTCGCGTTCTATCGTAACCACGGACTTCTTAGCCTGAGTAACCGGCCAACCTGGAGAGTAATTAAAGGCGGTTCGAGGCAATATGTCGACGCGATCACGCGGAGGTTTCGCGGGGAGATACGCCTGCAGAATCCCGTGATGAACGTCACTCGCGCGAACGAATGTGTCAAGGTGACCACCCAGTCTCAGACGGAAGAATTCGACGAGGTTGTATTCGCCTGTCATAGCGATCAGGCTTTGTCGATTCTTGGAGGCAATGCGACGACTACCGAGGAAGTCGTTCTTGGGGCGATTCCGTACGAATCGAATACGGCAGTGCTGCACACGGATGAGTCGGTGTTGCCTCAGTGCAAAGAAGCGTGGGCGAGCTGGAACTATCACGTACCCGTCGGCCCTGCGTCGAAGTCGACTCTGACGTATAACATGAATATCCTGCAGCACATCAAGTCGAAGCACACATTCTGCGTCACACTCAACGAAGAACCGTCGCTCAACCCGGACAAGGTGCTCAGGACATTCCGGTACAGTCACCCCATCTTCACCATCGAACGCGAAGATGCTCAGCGGCGTCACGAAGAACTCATTCGGCAAAACCGCACATCTTTCTGCGGCGCGTACTGGGGGAATGGCTTCCATGAAGATGGAGTTAACAGCGGGCTGAAGGTGGCTCAAGCGTTTCAGCGAGAGCGGGAACAGACCTCAGTTAAGGGGATGTGCCGTGCATAG